A region of Stigmatopora nigra isolate UIUO_SnigA chromosome 6, RoL_Snig_1.1, whole genome shotgun sequence DNA encodes the following proteins:
- the txndc11 gene encoding thioredoxin domain-containing protein 11, which translates to MLRRARLGLRQVLSLMARRPALLCGAIVLGVLLVLAVKFTCSRANNVVAAAKPPLRFFSPDSPVVDLYLGQLDQIERLRSVAEVSFVFFYAPWCAHSMAARQEVQLVAQKLAKQVLFVAINCWWSRGRCRRINRFHQYPVIHLFYRRFGPIEYSGPVVAAYMENFILRVITPLTYLPSKDALREFLSCHEPRVVGFFQFNASPQPPGYVTYLASALQALKRDFHGAVRFGVVTNREVADALLLKEDESVYLHRRFNSSLIFPRWERNFTSRAVSSWVFEHRENVLPWLQPPGTKSRMLEKELSKGAALLLFLPHDPLVSEPRGLLKQISDVALRYHACDTHDNYLTSTSGCCHSMPAPDPTLRCEVCSSAPCSAAAKPPALQRHCGSFMLSYSPLSQYSSCCWKLRPQLEPTRGKEPRPTWPEGLKGLRCHTNKTLRFYLLDMKLNWPLAVRLGAPMGGNSSSPPMGAAQVQGDGSFAAIVNLKDEVHYVLQRNPATTLKESLEAFIWNFSAPYSLLHRHLVGEDSREHSHPQAEEVPQPLLTELTTSSFLPRVMDLEKDVLLFYYTHWCGFCSVLNHVLIQLARLMQRHSSVTVARVNVARNDLPWEFMVDRVPSILFFPRYRKQLSVKFPDHLPITLPNLLRFILKHSSWPADKTDAGGVGGAVLRAESESLRREVRTLHRARELLSQQLAQLWRDNRQLRSDARGLAAQNDELRKERRDLEERRREKSRQLAEALQRLRQLADASENLLNQNTLLKFVLRALRESAEVQAADKGEAEPEEEEEEPPRDGGLLAS; encoded by the exons ATGCTGCGGCGAGCGCGGCTGGGTCTCCGGCAGGTGCTGAGTCTGATGGCCCGGAGACCGGCTCTCCTTTGCGGGGCCATCGTGCTCGGAGTTCTGCTAGTACTCGCCGTTAAATTCACATGCAG tcGTGCTAATAACGTAGTGGCAGCTGCTAAACCACCACTGCGTTTCTTCTCGCCTGACTCACCAGTTGTGGATCTTTACTTGGGTCAACTTGACCAG ATTGAGCGTCTAAGGAGTGTAGCTGAGgtgtcttttgttttcttctacGCACCTTGGTGCGCTCATTCCATGGCTGCCAGGCAGGAAGTCCAGCTGGTAGCTCAAAAACTGGCTAAACAG GTGCTATTTGTGGCCATAAACTGTTGGTGGAGTCGAGGCAGGTGCAGAAGGATCAACCGTTTCCACCAATATCCCGTCATCCACCTTTTTTATCGGCG ATTCGGGCCTATTGAGTATAGCGGTCCAGTCGTGGCGGCGTACATGGAAAATTTCATCCTTCGAGTGATCACGCCGCTCACTTACCTCCCATCAAAAGATGCACTAAGGGAGTTCCTCTCCTGCCATGAG CCGCGGGTGGTGGGATTCTTCCAGTTTAACGCTTCGCCTCAGCCGCCCGGCTACGTCACGTATTTGGCCTCTGCCCTGCAGGCCCTAAAAAGAG ATTTCCACGGCGCCGTTCGCTTCGGGGTGGTCACTAACAGAGAGGTGGCTGACGCCCTCTTGCTCAAGGAGGATGAAAGCGTTTACCTTCACAGAAGATTCAACTCGTCTTTG attttcCCACGCTGGGAGCGTAACTTCACCTCCCGCGCCGTGTCTAGCTGGGTGTTCGAGCACCGCGAGAATGTCCTGCCCTGGCTGCAGCCGCCAGGGACCAAGTCGCGGATGCTGGAGAAGGAGCTGAGCAAGGGGGCTGCACTTTTGCTATTCCTGCCACATGACCCACTGGTGTCGGAACCCCGTGGGCTTCTGAAGCAG aTCTCCGATGTGGCTTTACGTTATCACGCCTGCGACACCCACGACAACTATTTAACGTCTACCTCGGGGTGCTGCCACTCCATGCCCGCGCCGGACCCCACCCTGCGCTGCGAGGTCTGCTCTTCGGCGCCCTGCTCGGCGGCGGCGAAGCCCCCCGCCCTCCAACGCCACTGTGGCAGCTTCATGCTCAGCTACAGTCCACTGAGCCAATACAGTTCTTGCTGCTGGAAACTCCGCCCCCAGCTGGAGCCCACCCGAGGCAAGGAGCCCCGCCCAACTTGGCCCGAAGGACTGAAGGGGCTACGTTGTCACACTAACAAGACACTCAGGTTCTACCTATTGGACATGAAGCTCAACTGGCCGCTAGCTGTGAGGCTGGGGGCGCCAATGGGTGGAAATTCTTCCTCACCGCCAATGGGGGCAGCGCAGGTGCAAGGCGACGGCTCCTTCGCCGCCATCGTCAACTTGAAGGACGAGGTGCACTATGTCCTCCAACGCAATCCCGCCACCACACTCAAGGAGTCTTTAG AGGCCTTCATTTGGAACTTCAGCGCCCCCTACAGCCTCCTACACAGGCACCTAGTAGGCGAGGACTCGCGAGAGCATTCACACCCACAAGCAGAGGAGGTTCCTCAACCGCTTCTCACCGAGCTAACCACGTCCTCCTTCCTGCCCCGCGTCATGGATCTTGAAAAG GACGTCCTGCTTTTTTACTACACACACTGGTGCGGCTTCTGCTCCGTCCTCAACCACGTCCTCATCCAGCTGGCCCGATTGATGCAGCGACACTCCAGCGTCACTGTTGCTAG GGTGAACGTGGCTCGTAACGACCTCCCGTGGGAGTTCATGGTGGATCGCGTTCCCTCCATTCTCTTCTTCCCGAGATACAG aaaacaactGAGCGTGAAATTTCCGGACCATCTTCCCATCACGCTCCCGAATCTCCTCCGCTTCATCCTCAAACATTCCAGTTGGCCCGCCGACAAGACGGACGCCGGTGGGGTCGGCGGCGCCGTCCTCCGCGCCGAGTCGGAAAGCCTCCGCCGTGAAGTGCGGACGTTACACCGCGCACGCGAGCTGCTCTCCCAGCAACTAGCGCAACTGTGGCGCGACAACAGGCAGCTGCGCTCGGACGCTCGCGGATTGGCGGCGCAGAACGACGAGCTTCGGAAGGAACGCCGCGACCTCGAGGAGAGGCGCCGGGAAAAGAGCCGGCAATTGGCCGAGGCTCTGCAGAGGTTGCGTCAGTTAGCCGACGCCTCCGAGAATTTACTCAATCAAAACACACTGCTCAAATTTGTACTTAGGGCACTGAGGGAAAGTGCCGAAGTCCAAGCGGCCGACAAAGGAGAGGCGGagccagaggaggaggaggaggagcctccACGGGATGGTGGTCTTCTGGCCTCCTGA